CGCACTGCGCGCGCGGCGCACCATCGACGACGGGGCGCTTGCCCGCGGAACAACCTTATCTTTCCGCCATTTGCCCGCCCAAGGACGCGGCCCCCCACCAGCGCGTGCGGCGTCCGCGCCGCGCCTGTCCGGCACCCCGGCACGAGGTCCGGGAGCCGTACGCGGGCGGTGATCGTTGTCACGTGCGGGGTGCCGTCGGGCGGACCGATCCGTTCCCGGGGACGGAGGTGCGCACGGTAGGCTGGCGACATTTGCCGCATGACAACGGTTCGCGGGGAGGGCCCCCGGACCTCGGCGAGCGCTCACGAGGATGGTCATGACTGACACGGTCGAGAATCCCCGCCCCGCGCGACCGCGCAAGCGTCAGACGGGTGCGGTCGGCGAGCAGGAGCTGCGCAAGCTCCTGGCCGGTCTGACGGCGGTGCGGGACGGCGACTTCGGCACCCGTCTGCCCGAGGGCGCGGACGGCCTCCTCGGTGAGATCGCCACCGTCTTCAACGGCATGGTGGACCAGCTGTCCCTGTTCACCTCCGAGGTGACCCGCGTCGCCCGCGAGGTCGGTACGGAGGGGACGCTCGGCGGCCAGGCGGTCGTGCCCGGCGTGTCCGGAACGTGGGCCGACCTGACCGACTCCGTCAACGCCATGGCGGGCAACCTCACCACGCAGGTCCGGGACATCGCGCAGGTGGCGACGGCGGTCGCCAAGGGTGACCTGTCGCAGAAGATCGATGTGGACGCGCGGGGCGAGATCCTGGAGCTGAAGAACACCATCAACACGATGGTGGACCAGCTGGCGGCGTTCGCGGACGAGGTGACGCGGGTCGCCCGTGAGGTGGGTACGGAGGGCCGGCTCGGCGGTCAGGCCGACGTCAAGGGCGTCTCCGGCACCTGGCGCGATCTGACCCACTCCGTGAACTTCATGGCGGGCAACCTCACCGCCCAGGTGCGGTCCATCGCGCAGGTGGCGACGGCGGTCGCCAAGGGTGACCTGTCGCAGAAGATCGATGTGGACGCGGGGGGCGAGATCCTGGAGCTGAAGAACACCATCAACACGATGGTGTACCAGCTGTCGGCGTTCGCGGACGAGGTGACGCGGGTCGCCCGTGAGGTGGGTACGGAGGGCCGGCTCGGCGGTCAGGCCGACGTCAAGGGCGTCTCCGGCACCTGGAAGGACCTCACCGAGTCCGTCAACGTCATGGCGGACAACCTCACCGCCCAGGTGCGGTCCATCGCCGAGGTCACCACCGCCGTGGCGCGCGGCGACCTCTCCCAGAAGATCCGCGTGGACGCCCGCGGCGAGATCCTCGCCCTGAAGGAGACCATCAACACGATGGTCGACCAGCTCTCGGCGTTCGCGGACGAGGTGACGCGGGTCGCCCGCGAGGTCGGCACCGAGGGCAACCTGGGAGGCCAGGCGACCGTCCGGGGCGTCTCCGGCACGTGGAAGGACCTCACCGACAACGTCAACGTGATGGCGTCCAACCTCACCGGGCAGGTGCGGTCCATCGCCCAGGTCGCGACGGCGGTCGCCAAGGGCGACCTGTCGCAGAAGATCACAGTCGAGGCCAAGGGCGAGGTCGCCGCGCTGGCCGGGGTCATCAACACGATGGTCGACACCCTCTCCGCGTTCGCGGACGAGGTGACCCGCGTCGCCCGCGAGGTCGGCACCGAGGGCATCCTCGGCGGCCAGGCCCGCGTGCCGAACGTCGCCGGCACGTGGAAGGACCTCACCGACAACGTCAACTCGATGGCGAACAACCTGACCGGCCAGGTCCGCAACATCGCCCTCGTCACCACCGCCGTCGCCAACGGCGACCTGTCGAAGAAGATCGACGTCGACGCGCGCGGCGAGATCCTCGAACTCAAGACGACCATCAACACGATGGTCGATCAGCTCTCCTCCTTCGCCGCCGAGGTCACCCGCGTCGCCCGCGAGGTCGGCAGCGAGGGCCGGCTCGGCGGCCAGGCCGAGGTGGAGGGCGTCTCCGGCACCTGGAAGCGCCTCACCGAGAACGTCAACGAGCTGGCCGGGAACCTCACCCGCCAGGTCCGCGCCATCGCCGAGGTGGCCAGCGCCGTCGCCGAGGGCGACCTGACCCGCTCCATCACCGTCGAGGCGTCCGGCGAGGTCGCCCAGCTCAAGGACAACATCAACGCGATGGTGGGGTCCCTGCGCGAGACGACCCGCGCCAACGAGGAGCAGGATTGGCTCAAGACGAGCCTCGCCCACATCTCCGGCCTGATGCAGGGGCACCGCGACCTTCCCACCGTGGCCGGGCTGGTCATGCAGGAGCTCACCCCGCTCGTGTCGGCGCAGTACGGCGGCTTCTACCTGGCCGAGGACGCCTCCGACGGCACGGAACTGCGGCTCGTCGGCTCGTACGGACGCCCGGCCGGGGACAAGCTGCCCGACCGGTTCCGCCTCGGGGAGGCCCTGGTCGGCCAGGCCGCGCTCAGCCGGCGCACCATCGCCGCCGACGGCGTGCCCGGCCAGTACATCAGCATCACCTGCGGCCTCGGCGAGATGACCCCGGGCAGCGTCATCGTCCTGCCGATCATGGTGGAGGAGCAGGTCCTCGGCGTCATCGAGCTGGCGTCCTTCACGCCCTTCACCTCCGTCCACCGCGACTTCCTCGAGCAGCTGATGGAGATGCTCGGCGTCAACGTGAACACGATCGTCGCCAACGCCCGCACCGACGAGCTGCTGGAGGAGTCGCAGCGGCTGGCCGCCGAGCTCCAGGCACGCTCCGAGGAACTCCAGGTCCAGCAGGACGAACTCCAGCGCTCCAACGCGGAGCTGGAGGAGAAGGCGGCCCTGCTCGCCGACCGCAACCGCGACATCGAGCGCAAGAACCTGGAGATCGAGCAGGCCCGCCAGGAGCTGGAGGCGCGGGCCCAGCAGCTGTCCCTCGCCTCGAGGTACAAGTCCGAGTTCCTGGCCAACATGAGCCACGAACTGCGCACCCCGCTCAACAGCCTGCTCATCCTCGCCCAGCTGCTCGCCCAGAACCCCACGCGCAACCTGACGCCGAAGCAGGTCGAGTACGCGGGCATCATCCACTCGGCAGGCTCCGACCTGCTCCAGCTGATCAACGACATCCTCGACCTGTCCAAGGTCGAGGCGGGGAAGATGGACATCAACCCCGAGCGGGTCCCGCTGCGCGGGCTCCTCGACTACGTCGAGGCGACCTTCAGGCCCATGACCACGCAGAAGGGCCTCGACTTCGCCATCACCACGGCGCCCGGCGTGCCCACCGACGTGCTCACCGACGACTCCAGGCTGCGCCAGGTCCTGCGCAACCTGCTGTCCAACGCGGTGAAGTTCACCGAGCACGGCAGCGTCGAGCTGCTCATCGAACCGGTCCCCGAGGACCAGGTACCCGCCACCGTCTCCCGGGCCGACGGCCCCGTGGCCGCGTTCCGGGTCAAGGACACCGGCATCGGTATCGCCGAGGACCAGCTGGAGAGCATCTTCGGCGCCTTCCAGCAGGCCGACGGCACCACCAGCCGCAAGTACGGCGGCACCGGCCTCGGCCTGTCCATCAGCCGCGAGATCGCCCACCTCCTCGGCGGCGCCGTCACCGCGGAGAGCGTGCCGGGACAGGGCAGCACCTTCACCCTGTACCTGCCCGTCGCCCGTACCGACTTCCGTGCCGAGCCCGCACCGGCGCTCCCCAGCGCCACGGCCGGGGACACCGAGCCGTCCCACGAGCTGCCGGAGGGAACCCGGCGGGGAACGGCCGTCGCGCCGCGCCCCCGCCCGACGCGCCGCCTGCTGGTGATCGAGGAGCGGCCGCGCGGTCTGCTGTCCCTCGTCGCTGAGAGCGCCGTCGCCGAGGTGGGAGGCGGGGACACGCACCCCGGCGACGGAGTGGACCTGGAGGTCATCGCCGCCGTCGGCGCGCAGGAGGCCGCCGCCGCCCTCGCCACGGAGCCGTTCCACTGCGTCGTGCTGGAGCTGGACATGGCCGACAGCGAGGCCCTGCGGTTCCTCGACGCCATGGACGGCGACGCGGCCCTGCGCACCGTGCCGGTCCTCGCCCACACCGGCCGCCGCCACGACCGCGACCAGGAGCAGGCCCTGCGGCAACGGGCCGGCCGCCGGCCGCTCGAAGTCCTGTCCAGCCTGGACGAGCTGCGCGAACGCATCGCCCTGCACCTGTCCGCCGAGCAGCCCGGCAACGTGGTCGTGCCGCTCGTCCGCACCGAGGACGTGACCACCCCGGAACCGCCACGCGAAGTGGACGACGTGCTCCAGGGACGAACGGTCCTCGTCGTGGACGACGACGCCCGCAACCTCTACGCGCTCAGCGGCATCCTGGAACTCCACGGCCTGCGCGTGCTGCACGCGGAGAACGGCCGCAAGAGCATCGAGACGCTGCGCGAGCACCCCGAGATCGACCTCGTCCTGATGGACGTGATGATGCCGGAGATGGACGGATACACGGCGACCGCCGAGATCCGCCGCATGCCCGAGTACACCGGCCTGCCCGTCATCGCGGTCACCGCGAAGGCGATGCCCGGCGACCGGGAGAAGAGCATCATGGCGGGCGCCAGCGACTACGTCACCAAGCCGGTGGACGCGCACGACCTCATCGCCCGCGTCCGCCACTGGATGCGCGTACGCACCACCGGGGCGGAGTCCGCGCGATGACGAGCCCCGAGACCCGCAGCGGCCCCGAGCCCAAGGGCACGCCGTACGCGCCGGACACAGCGGGCCCGGTGGCGGACCTCTCCACGGGTGGCGCCGCCGAACTCCCCGTCCCGTACGCCATCCACCCATCCCCGGCGGGCCGCCAGGACCAGGACTCCGCGGTCGGGCGGCTCGCCGCCACCGTGGAACGCCTGCGGGCCGAGGTGCGCGCCGCACAGGCCGCCGCCGACGGGCGGGCCCTCATCGAACTCGCCAAGGGCGTGCTCATCGAGCGCCTGCGCTGCGGACCGGCGCAGGCGGCGCGGCAGCTGTCCGAGCTGGCCGAACAGGCCGGTGTCGCACCGCTGGAACTCGCGGCCGACATCGTCAACCAGGCCGCCCGCGACCATGTCGCCGACGTCGTGGACGACTTCGTCCGCCGCACCGGCGGCGAGCCGTGCACCGACGAGGACAGCGACGTATCCGTGGGCGTGCGGCTGCGCACGGCGGAGAGCGCCGCGCTGGCCGCCGACGACACCCAGCGGGTGGTCGAGTCGCTGCTGGAGCACGCCCTGGCGCCGCTCGGCGCGACCGGCGCCGCCGTGTGGACGGCCGGCTCCGACGGGTCCCTCACCCTCTCCGGCCACGCCGGTTTCAGTGTCGAGGAGGCGAGCCGCTGGCGGTACGTGCCGCCGGGCGTGGCGACCGTCGCCCGTCGTGCCCTGGACGACCGCGAGACCGTACGGATCACCTCGCTCGCCGAGTCGGGCGTCCCGTCCATCGGCCGCGCCGACTTCCCGCAGGGCGGCCGCATCGCCATGCCCGCCGGGACCGGCGGCCGGGTCCACGGCGTCCTGGAGATCTGCTGGCCCGCCCCGCTGCGCCCCCAGCCACAGCCGGTCGTACGGCAGCTGGAGGCGCTCGCCGAGCTGTGCGCGCACACCCTGGAGACCCTCCCGGCATCCGCGGCGCACCCGCCGGGCGTCTCCCGGGAGCTCGCCGACGTGTCGGAGCTGGTGGATCTGTCCGACGGGCTGTACGACCCCGCGCTGGTCCTCACCCCGCACCTGGACGCGGAGGGACGGCTCGCCGACTTCCGCATCCGCCACGTCAACCACCACTTCCAGGACCCCGCGGGCCGGCCGCGCTCCGCCGTCACCGGCGCGCTGCTGCTGGAGGCGTACCCCATGGCCGCCGGGGAGAGCGAACTCTTCGGCAACGTCGAACGCGTCTACGCGACCGGCGAGCCGTTCCGCGCGCGCCGGACCACGCTGACCGCCCTCGTCGATCAGGTGCCCCTGGCCGTGTTCGCCGACATCAGCGTCAGCCGGCACGGCGGCGGCGTCCTCCTCATCTGGCGCATCGAGGACGAGACCGCCCGCCTCGCCAGCCTCCTCCAGCACGCCCAGCGCCTCGGCCGCGTCGGTGGCTTCGAGGAGAACCTGACGACCGGTGAGATCACCTGGAACGGCCAGCTGTTCTCCCTGTACGGCCGCGCGCAGACCGAGGGCCCCGTGTCGCTCCAGGACCTCGCCTCGCACGCCCACCCGGACGACGGGGTGGCCATCGGCCGTTTCCTGCGGGCCGTCCTGCACCACGGCCGGTCCGACACGGTCGCGTTCCGGCTCAGCCGCCCCGACGGCGTCACCCGGCACATCCGGGTCATCGCCGAGCCGGTCCTCGACACCGACGGCCGTCTCGTCGCGGTGCGCGGCGCCTACCAGGACATCTCGTCGCAGCACTGGACCGAGGTGGCGCTCGCCGCGACCCGCGACCAGCTCGCCCAGACCGAGCAGGAGGCCGCCGAGCGCAACCGGCTGGCGCTCCAGCTCCAGCACGCGATCATGCCGCCCACCCGCGCCCCGCTCAACGCGCCGGGCCTCGACGTCGCCGTGCGCTACCGGCCCGCCGAGTCCGAGTCGCTGGTCGGCGGCGACTGGTATGACACGGTCGTCCTGCCGTCCAAGCAGATCCTGCTGTGTGTCGGTGACGTCGCAGGCCACGGCATCGAGGCGGCCACGGGCATGGTGGTGCTGCGCAACGCCATGCGCGGCCTCGCCGTCACCGGGGCGGGCCCCGCCCAGCTGCTGGCCTGGCTCAACATGGTGGCCCACCACCTCACCGAGCAGGTCACGGCCACCGCCGTGTGCGGCGTGTACGACCCGGTGACGCGGGTCCTGCGCTGGGCTCGGGCCGGTCACCTCCCGCCCGTGCTGGTGCGTGCGGAGGAGGCAGAGCCGCTGCCGATGCCGCAGGGTCTGCTCCTCGGCGCGCTCGCCGAGGCGGAGTACGAGGAGGCCGAGGTCACGCTGGAGCCGGGCGACTCCCTGCTCATGTACACCGACGGCCTGGTGGAGCGGCGCGACACGGCCGTGCAGGACTCGCTCAACCACCTGCTGACCACGGCGCGCGGCCCGGCGCCGTCGCTCGGGCAGCGTCTGGACCGGCTGCTGACACACAGCCGCTCCGACACGGACGACGACACCTGCCTGATCGGCATCCACATCGAGTAGCGGGCAAGACTCAGCACTCTCGGCCGGGCGGCACCGGGTCCGGTGCCGCTCGGTCAGGCCGTGGGGGAGGGGCGCGCGACCCGGGCCCACACCCGTTGGCCGCTCCCGCCCGCCTCGACACCCCGCGCGGCGGCGAGGAGGTCCAGTGAGTAGGAGCCGGTCTCGCCGCCCGCCGACCGTGCGTCGGCTATTCGCCGCACCGGCCGTTCCGGGTTCGGGTCGTGCACCGCCGCCACGGCGTCCGCCGTGGCCGGCTCCAGGTGCAGCGGGAAGCCGCGGTGCGCGTGGCTGCGGGCGCCGGTCGTGGGCTCCGCCACCGGGACCGGGCCGTCGGCTGTACGCCGGACGCGTTCACCTGAAGGCGTCACGTCCATGGACGCCCGGCCTGCTCGGAGCGCCGGGCGGAAAGCTGCAAGAGGAGTCGGCAAGTACGGGACCGGCCACGACACTTGCATCTCGGCAACTGTTGTCGTCCGGCTAGAATCAGGCCGACTTCTGCCTACCAAGGAACGGTCACCCGTTCCGGAACGCGCCAGAAGCCGGATGAACAGACATACGAGAAGACGGATGACGTGGAAGAGATCGCTGCCTTGGAGCGGGCCCTGCGCCGCGCCGCGCCGCACACCCTGCCCGAGGTCGTGAGGGCCGCTCTCGCGGAGCGGTACGGAGCCGGGCAGGTGACGCTCCGCATGGCGGACTACGCTATGCGGTCCCTTCAGGACGTCGAGGCCCCGGCTTGGGTGACGGAACCGGTGGAACCGGTGCCCGTCCACGGGAGCCCGCAGGGCCGGGCCTTCGGCTCCCAGGAGCCGTATGTCCTCGGCGACCCGGAGACCGGCCCCGTCGCGGTGCATCTCCCGGTCACGATCCGGGGCGACCGCCTCGGCGTGCTGTCCGTGGAGCTTCCCCGCCACACCGACCTCCGGTCCACCCTCCCCGAGCTGCAGCAGGTCTGCGACGCGCTGGGCCACGAGATCCTCGTCGCGGAACGCGACACCGACGTGTACGTCCTGGCGCGGCGGGCCACCCGGCTCACCCTCGCCGCGGAGATGCAGTGGCAGCTCCTTCCCGGCCGGTCCTGCACGCGCCCCGAGTTCGCCCTCGGCGCCCAACTGGAGCCCGCCTACGCCGTCTTCGGGGACAACTACGACTGGTCCGTCTCCTCCGACCACCTCACCCTCACGGTGGCCAACGGCATGGGCGAGGGCATCGACGCGGCCCTGCTGACGAACCTCGCCGTGAACGCCCTGCGCAACGCCCGGCGCGCCGGGCTCGACCTCGCCGGTCAGGCCACCCTGGCGGACCAGGCGGTCTACGCGCAGTACCGGGGCCGCGCGCACGTGTCGGTGCTGCTCCTGCGGTTCAGCCTCTCCACCGGAGAGGTGGAGGCAGTGGACGCCGGTTCTCCCCGGCTGTGGCGTCTGCGCGACAGGACCGTCGAGGCGTGCCCCTTCGACGCGCAGCTGCCGCTCGGCATGTTCGAGGACACCGTGTACACCCCGGAGCACTTCACGGTCCTGCCCGGTGACCGGCTGCTGTTCGCCAGCGACGGGGTGTACGACGCGGTCTCCGGCAGCGGCGAGAGCTACGGTGAGCGGGCCCTGCCGCGCGCGCTGACCGCGACGCGTCTCCTGCCGCCGACGCAGGTGCCCAGTGCCGTACTGCGCGCGCTGTCCGAACATCACGGTGAGCCCCCCTTGGACGACGACGCCCTCGTCGTGTGCCTCGACTGGTATGGACGAGGGAGGCCGGACGGCGCGGGTGCCGCGGGCTGATCCCTCTATCCGTACAAACACCGCGCGGCTCGAATGGGTTTCACGCGGCGTCCCGGTGCCGACGGGCCGGGGAGGCGGGCCGCGCGCCGCCGTGGATCAGGCGCAGATGGCGTGGGCGGGCGTGGCGGCGGCGGGCGGACGAGTCGCCCTTGAGCCAGTCCTCGCAGCGGTCCATGCCGTACAGCAGCACTCCCATGAGCGGCAGCAGGAGGCAGGCGGTGATGATCACGGTTTCGGCTCCCTCGGGGTGGAGGACCCCGTCCGGGTACCCCGCCCCCGGGACAGCACGCGCCTCCGCCCCCCGGGACGGCACGCGCCTCCCGCGCCATCGGGCCCGGTACGCGCCCCCCGTCGCCCCCGTCAGACGTGAGCCGCGGTACGCCGGCCTGCGGCGGTGGCGCGCTGTCAGGGCGGCAGCGCCAAGGGACAACCCCAAGGAAGAGGCCCCGCCACCGGGACAGGTGAGTGGCGGGGCCTGGGGCCCGGCGCCGGTCGGGGGGAAGCGGCGCCGGGCCCGGGTCACCTCCTGGTGCCCGCGATCGGCCCAGGTATGCACCCGAGTTCGGAAACCGGCCGTACGGCGTCGGTTCAGGGCTGCGGCGTCCGGCCGTCGTAGCGGAGGAACCCCGGGCGGACCAGGGCCAGAACGGTCACCGCCACCACACACGCGACACCCCCGGCGACCACGGCGGTCGTCGGCGAGAACACGTCACCGGCCGTACCGGCGAGGAAGTCGCCGGCGCGGGGGCCGCCCGCGACCACGACGATGAACACACCCTGGAGGCGGCCCCGCATATGGTCGGGAACCGCGCTCTGGAGCACGGTGGACCGGAACACCATGGAGACGGTGTCCGCGCAGCCCGCCACGGCGAGGAACAGCAGACCCAGCCAGAGATCGCGGGTCAGCCCGAACACGGCCGTCGCCGCGCCCCACGCGGCGACCGACAGCACGATGGCCAGGCCGTGGCGGTTGATCCTGCCGAGCCACCCGGAGAAGACCCCGCCGAGGAGGGCGCCCATCGCGGGCGCGGCGACGAGCAGACCGGTCGTCCGGGCGTCGCCGTCGTACGAGAGCACCGCCAGCGCCGGGAACAGCGCACGCGGGTGGGCGAGGATCATCGCGCAGAAGTCCGTGTAGAACGTCATCCGCACGTTCGGGCGCGTGGCCAGGAACCGCAGCCCGTCCAGCACGGACGGCCGCTTCGCCCCGTCGGTGTGCTGCGGCGGCATCGCGGGCAGCCGCCACATCGCGTACAGCGCGGCGCTGAAGGCCACGGCGTCGATCAGGTACGCGGTCTCGTACCCCCACGCCCCGACGACGAGCCCGCCCAGCATGGGGCCGATCAGCGCGCCGGACGTCGTGGTGATCGACGACAGGGCGTTGGCCGCCGGTAGCTGCTCCTTCGGCAGGAGCCGGGGGATCATCGCCTGCCGGGCGGGCGAGTTGACGGCACCGCAGACCGCTTGCAGGGCCACCACCGTGTACAGGAACGCCACATGGTGGAGTCCGGCGACCGTACCGGCGGCCAGCACCGCCGAGAGCAGCGCCAGCCCGACCGCGCTGACGAGTCCCAGGCGCCGACGGTCCACCCTGTCCGCCACGGCGCCCCCGTACAGGCCGAACGTGACGAGCGGCACGAGGGAGCACAGGCCGACGAGGCCGACCGAGAAACTCGACTTCGTCAGGTCGTACACATGCAGGGAGACCGCGAGGGTGGTCATCCCCTGCCCGGTCCAGGAGATCGTGTTGCCCACCCACAGGCGGCGGTAGTCCGGACTGGTGCGCAGGGGCGTCAGATCGGCGAGGACGCGCCGCCGCCGGACTGCTGGCGGGCCCTCGGCCTCGTGTGCCGTCCCGGCCTCGGAGGTCCCGCTCACCGGCGGGCCCGTCCAGCGCGGGGAAGTATGGCGTGATGTCGTCGCATGGACCGCAGTATAGGAGCGCACTCGTTTGCGATCCTTACCTGCTGAGTGGCCGCGCCCATCCGCCTGCCGGACCTGCCCCGGCGATGGCGCCCCCCGCCGGGGCGCCTCGCCGGAACGCTGCGGCGTGACTCCGTTCCCGGCCGGGTGCCGCTCAGGTCCAGCCGAACCGGCGATCCACGACTGCCGCGAACTCCTCCAGCGTCAGCACCGCGTCCCCGTTCTGGTCGGCGCTGTCGAACAGCGCGGAGGACGCGTCGGTGTCGCCCAGCCCCCAGAACGGCAGATCGCCGGCCGCGGCGAGGGACGGCCCCTTCGTCCGCAGGGCGATGATCACCTCTTCGCGGGTCAGCGTCCCGTCGTTGTCGAGGTCCAGCGCCTCGAACAGCTTCCGGGCCTTGTCACTGGTCACGTCGGTCTTGTCCCCTTCGTCCGCCGTTGGGTCTGCCACGCTCGCGCGGGAAGACGCGTCCCGCCCCGCGCGGGTTGCCTCGCACAGGCTGCCCCTGTGCCGCCGTGCCCAAGCCCGCCGGATGCCGCGGGCGAGGCCGACCGCCGGGTGGGGCGGCCGCCACCACGGAGTGGACGAGGAGACGCTGCTCTGCGTTCGGTGTGGCGCGGGAGGCCGGGGACGGGGTGATCATTGGACTCCGGGTCGTGTCACGCGGCGTCCTCGAGGCGGCGGAGGCCCCGGGCGCCGGCGATGGAGCGGTGGGCACCGAAATTCGCTTCGTGACGTGTGGGAAGCGCCTTAGGGTGGCGCGGTGACGACTCAGATGATCATTCTCAACGGTGGTTCCAGCTCGGGGAAGTCCGGGATCGTACGGTGCCTGCAAGCCGTACTGCCGGAGCCGTGGCTGGCGTTCGGATGCGACTCGTTCGTCGACGCCATGCCCGCGAGGATGCAGGCGTCGGACGGGGGAATCGTGTTCGCCGAGGATGGCGCCGTGAGCGTCGGAGCGGAGTTCCGGGCGCTGGAGGCGGCCTGGGCGCAGGGCATCGCGGCGATGGCCCGTGCGGGCGCCAGGATCGTCATCGACGACGTCTTCCTCGGCGGAGCGGCGTCCCAGCAGCGGTGGCGGGAGGCCCTGGGCGATCTGAACGTGCTGTGGGTCGGCGTCCGGTGCGAGAGCACGGTCGCCGCGGGCCGTGAGATCGCGCGAGGCGACCGCATCCAGGGGATGGCCGCGTCGCAGGCGGAGGCGGTGCACCAAGGGGTGGTGTACGACGTGGAGGTGGACACGACGCACACCGAGGCCCTGGTGTGCGCGCGAACCATCGCCGCCCACGTCAGCTGATCGCCGGTTCGGCTCAGGACTGGGGCACCCGACTGTTCGAGTCGGGCGCGGCAGCCGCCTGTCCGTGAGGACGGGCCGGAGGCCACGTGCATCCGCCGGCGGCTGCCGCGCGGAAGCCCGGAGCCCACCGGCCCGTCCTCACCGCCGGTGGCCGATGTGGTGGTCGGCCGCCGGGTGTCGGTCAGTGCCCCCGCTTGATCCATTCGTCGAGCTGGGGAGCCTCGGCACCGATCGTGGTCGTGTCACCGTGTCCCGTACGCACGACGGTCTCCGGCGGCAGGGTGAGCAGCCGGTCGCGGATCGAGTCGATGATCGTCGGGAAGTGGGAGAAGGAGCGCCCGGTGGCGCCCGGCCCACCCGCGAAGAGGGTGTCACCCGTGAACACGGTGCCCAACTCGGATGCGTAGAGGCTGACCGCGCCGGGGGCGTGGCCAGGGGTGTGCAGGACGGTGAGGCCGGTCCCCGCGATGGTGAGTTCCTGACCGTCGGCCAGCTCGCCGTCCGGGTGGCGGCCGGGGTGGGTCAGCTTCCACAGCGGCAGGTCGTCCCGGTGCAGCAGAATCGGGGCACCGGTCGCGTCGGCGAGCGCGGGGGCGGCATTGACGTGGTCGTCGTGGGCGTGGGTGCAGACGACGGCCCGCAGCGCCCGGCCGCCGAGGGCGGCCAGAATGGCGTCGGCGTCGTGCGCGGCGTCGATCACGATGGCCTCGGCGTCGTCCCCGACGATCCACACGTTGTTGTCCACGTCCCAGGTGCCGCCGTCCAGCGAGAACGTGCC
This genomic window from Streptomyces thermolilacinus SPC6 contains:
- a CDS encoding HAMP domain-containing protein — protein: MTDTVENPRPARPRKRQTGAVGEQELRKLLAGLTAVRDGDFGTRLPEGADGLLGEIATVFNGMVDQLSLFTSEVTRVAREVGTEGTLGGQAVVPGVSGTWADLTDSVNAMAGNLTTQVRDIAQVATAVAKGDLSQKIDVDARGEILELKNTINTMVDQLAAFADEVTRVAREVGTEGRLGGQADVKGVSGTWRDLTHSVNFMAGNLTAQVRSIAQVATAVAKGDLSQKIDVDAGGEILELKNTINTMVYQLSAFADEVTRVAREVGTEGRLGGQADVKGVSGTWKDLTESVNVMADNLTAQVRSIAEVTTAVARGDLSQKIRVDARGEILALKETINTMVDQLSAFADEVTRVAREVGTEGNLGGQATVRGVSGTWKDLTDNVNVMASNLTGQVRSIAQVATAVAKGDLSQKITVEAKGEVAALAGVINTMVDTLSAFADEVTRVAREVGTEGILGGQARVPNVAGTWKDLTDNVNSMANNLTGQVRNIALVTTAVANGDLSKKIDVDARGEILELKTTINTMVDQLSSFAAEVTRVAREVGSEGRLGGQAEVEGVSGTWKRLTENVNELAGNLTRQVRAIAEVASAVAEGDLTRSITVEASGEVAQLKDNINAMVGSLRETTRANEEQDWLKTSLAHISGLMQGHRDLPTVAGLVMQELTPLVSAQYGGFYLAEDASDGTELRLVGSYGRPAGDKLPDRFRLGEALVGQAALSRRTIAADGVPGQYISITCGLGEMTPGSVIVLPIMVEEQVLGVIELASFTPFTSVHRDFLEQLMEMLGVNVNTIVANARTDELLEESQRLAAELQARSEELQVQQDELQRSNAELEEKAALLADRNRDIERKNLEIEQARQELEARAQQLSLASRYKSEFLANMSHELRTPLNSLLILAQLLAQNPTRNLTPKQVEYAGIIHSAGSDLLQLINDILDLSKVEAGKMDINPERVPLRGLLDYVEATFRPMTTQKGLDFAITTAPGVPTDVLTDDSRLRQVLRNLLSNAVKFTEHGSVELLIEPVPEDQVPATVSRADGPVAAFRVKDTGIGIAEDQLESIFGAFQQADGTTSRKYGGTGLGLSISREIAHLLGGAVTAESVPGQGSTFTLYLPVARTDFRAEPAPALPSATAGDTEPSHELPEGTRRGTAVAPRPRPTRRLLVIEERPRGLLSLVAESAVAEVGGGDTHPGDGVDLEVIAAVGAQEAAAALATEPFHCVVLELDMADSEALRFLDAMDGDAALRTVPVLAHTGRRHDRDQEQALRQRAGRRPLEVLSSLDELRERIALHLSAEQPGNVVVPLVRTEDVTTPEPPREVDDVLQGRTVLVVDDDARNLYALSGILELHGLRVLHAENGRKSIETLREHPEIDLVLMDVMMPEMDGYTATAEIRRMPEYTGLPVIAVTAKAMPGDREKSIMAGASDYVTKPVDAHDLIARVRHWMRVRTTGAESAR
- a CDS encoding SpoIIE family protein phosphatase; the protein is MTSPETRSGPEPKGTPYAPDTAGPVADLSTGGAAELPVPYAIHPSPAGRQDQDSAVGRLAATVERLRAEVRAAQAAADGRALIELAKGVLIERLRCGPAQAARQLSELAEQAGVAPLELAADIVNQAARDHVADVVDDFVRRTGGEPCTDEDSDVSVGVRLRTAESAALAADDTQRVVESLLEHALAPLGATGAAVWTAGSDGSLTLSGHAGFSVEEASRWRYVPPGVATVARRALDDRETVRITSLAESGVPSIGRADFPQGGRIAMPAGTGGRVHGVLEICWPAPLRPQPQPVVRQLEALAELCAHTLETLPASAAHPPGVSRELADVSELVDLSDGLYDPALVLTPHLDAEGRLADFRIRHVNHHFQDPAGRPRSAVTGALLLEAYPMAAGESELFGNVERVYATGEPFRARRTTLTALVDQVPLAVFADISVSRHGGGVLLIWRIEDETARLASLLQHAQRLGRVGGFEENLTTGEITWNGQLFSLYGRAQTEGPVSLQDLASHAHPDDGVAIGRFLRAVLHHGRSDTVAFRLSRPDGVTRHIRVIAEPVLDTDGRLVAVRGAYQDISSQHWTEVALAATRDQLAQTEQEAAERNRLALQLQHAIMPPTRAPLNAPGLDVAVRYRPAESESLVGGDWYDTVVLPSKQILLCVGDVAGHGIEAATGMVVLRNAMRGLAVTGAGPAQLLAWLNMVAHHLTEQVTATAVCGVYDPVTRVLRWARAGHLPPVLVRAEEAEPLPMPQGLLLGALAEAEYEEAEVTLEPGDSLLMYTDGLVERRDTAVQDSLNHLLTTARGPAPSLGQRLDRLLTHSRSDTDDDTCLIGIHIE
- a CDS encoding PP2C family protein-serine/threonine phosphatase; translated protein: MEEIAALERALRRAAPHTLPEVVRAALAERYGAGQVTLRMADYAMRSLQDVEAPAWVTEPVEPVPVHGSPQGRAFGSQEPYVLGDPETGPVAVHLPVTIRGDRLGVLSVELPRHTDLRSTLPELQQVCDALGHEILVAERDTDVYVLARRATRLTLAAEMQWQLLPGRSCTRPEFALGAQLEPAYAVFGDNYDWSVSSDHLTLTVANGMGEGIDAALLTNLAVNALRNARRAGLDLAGQATLADQAVYAQYRGRAHVSVLLLRFSLSTGEVEAVDAGSPRLWRLRDRTVEACPFDAQLPLGMFEDTVYTPEHFTVLPGDRLLFASDGVYDAVSGSGESYGERALPRALTATRLLPPTQVPSAVLRALSEHHGEPPLDDDALVVCLDWYGRGRPDGAGAAG